The Panicum virgatum strain AP13 chromosome 3N, P.virgatum_v5, whole genome shotgun sequence genome includes the window ACCCGGGTTTCTCACGCTAACGCCTGGTGACAAGAGCGTACAGTGACGGGACGAGCCTAGTGTCCTCGTCGAGTAATCTGCATTGTGCAGTGTACCGTGAGTCCGTGACGGCCTTCCGGACAAGAATGTattcggatcggatacggatgaaattatatttaaatgtcactttttatcatattttaatCCAGATACGAATGGAAATACGGATCTTATTGGATACAAATACAAAATGGATAGTTTGAATCCGGATTCGAATCCGGATACCTTCTTGATTTGAAACATAGATCTATCACGAGTATCAGTTTATTTTGTCAACAATTTTATAGTAGATCAAAATTATTATACAAGTAGGGAGTAAAGGATTAGcagatagctaataaaaaagaatataattatctatgtatagcttttatattaaatatataataataattttaaaggtaaaataaataatatttaaatacttaataattaagatatataaaaaagattttatcattaaataaataaataattttactcgtataaaataattttaatcatgaaataaatatattaaatagttaaagttaatttttatatcattactaatTTAATAAACatattattagttatctagctttctaagtaatttaaatagtgtacatcattaagtaattaggtataaagataagtttaagattgtctcactagtcactttttctttacagatacggacggatacggatgtgatcggatattactcgaatacgaatatggaatcggatagagaaaagttctcaaagtcggattcggatgcatccatatgacatCTATATTAAAATCAAATACAAATACAGATATTCATATTTACATTTTAAGTGGATACGAATACGAATAATTCGGATGTTCAGCCATCTGGATTCATCCTTACTTTCGGCCGGTAAAAATGTGATCTTGAGTGCCATTTGATGCCCAGATCTGCATGGTTCAGACTTCTGAACATTTCCCTTCAAAAAACCTGCTTCTCCTCGTACAAGCATTTTTGctctgaaaaaaatttggattttggtactgtagcacatatccttgttatttgacaaataatgtccaaatatagattaattaggcttaaaagattcagctcgtgctaatcagttagactgtataattaattatttttttaactatatttaatgctctatgcatatGTCTGAAGATTCGATGTAACAAATATTGTACAAAAttttttagaaactaaacaAAAGCCTAAGATAGATGCATCATCGTGCAAAGCTACAAACTTTGAAAAAGGAACCCTTTACGTTCGAGGAATATATTATTATATCACGCCACCTTGTCCAAACTTTGCGAGGTGTCCGATAAAAAGAGGTGGAGAGTGAAAAAGTCGCAGTGGCAGCCGTCCTATCCGGAAGAGGCTGGATCAGCGCTACCACGTCGTCGATCGGGTCGCAGGCACcggcgcatgcatgcatgcgttcATGCAGGCCACTAGGCCAGCACGCAGCATCCGATGATCCATGGCCGTCCCACGGGCTACACGACACGACGCCACCAACCCATCTCTCAACGCCATGCCCTACTCCTCTGACAGGCCACTACTCACCCCTCCTCGATCTGTCTAGAGCATGCTGCATGCATCCAAACCCAGTTTCACCGTGCCCTGCCCTCACCCAGTTTTTTAACTTTTTACCATGATCTCATCCCCATTGCCCACGCCTATAGGCTATAAACCCCCCAGGCTCCAAACCCTGAACCCATCGTCCCATCCCAAGCAATCAGCAATCCGATCCCCTCTTCCTAGCCACTAGTCAAGGAGTCAGTCAGTTCACCCCCTTAGCCAGCCAGAGGTAGACGACGACGATGGCGTCGGCGTCCACCAACAaggcctcctcggcggcggccgtgctcgCGGCGGTGCTGCTCGTcgcgtcggcggcgtcggcgcagACGACGCACGACACCTGcgccaagaacaagaagatcaCGGTGCAGAACCTGTGCGCGCACGACGTGGCGCTCACGCTGGAGCCGCTGGCCAACAGCCCGCACCTCTTCAACGGCGCGCCGACGTACACGCTGCGGCCGCACAGCCACGCCGAGTTCCCCGTGTGCTGGTGGACGGGGCGGCTGCACGCGCCCGGCGCGCCCACCGCCGAGTTCCacgtcggcgtcgacggcggGTCCTTCTACCTCACTGCCAACAAGCGCCAGCCGGGGCTGGCCGTGCCCGTCATCGTCTCCCCGCACGGCGCGCCGCTGCAGGGTGAGTGCCCCGCCGTCGGGTGCCCCGTCCAGGGAGACTGCTCCGCGGCGCAGGTGCCCGGCGGGAAGTGCCGCAACGTCCAGGAGATCAAGGTCATCTACTGCAGCCCGCGCGTGTGAAGCatgcgcgcgccggccggcggctcgAGCTCCAAGAAGAAGTCCGGCCATGGTCGTCGGGTGCTAGCTGCATGCTGCCGTACGTCGGtgtcgttgtcgtcgtcgtgTTCGTTCGTTCGTTCGTTCGGATCGGATTAGCCGGTCGTTTGCTTTAATTAGACTGGATTAGTAGGAGTCGCCGCTGCAGATTGCTCAGCTCAGCTCAGGTCGATGTGAGGGAGCGAGCGAGCGACGCGTGAGTGTGTCAGATCCTCAGATGTGTCGTCGTGTCCTGTGGGTGTTTGTCGGGAGCGAGCCACTCGTTTCTCTGCTGTGTGTTCGTCGCGTCGAGCCAGTAATAATTAATTCTAGCTATGGAAATGCTGATGCGTGCTTTCAGTCCCGTGGATGCAAGCTTTTCATTTGCTGGAAGCGGCCGGACTGCgtctttctgaaaaaaaaagttgagaCACACACATGGACATTCACATGCACAAACGGATGAGTCTCCCCTTGCCCAGGGACGACTTGTATCTTTCTTATGATAGTCGACGCGACTAATCGTCCGTTCAAGATCTTATCAGTGCCATGGAGCCTAGATTCGATTAGACGATTTAATAACATTATACCCAGGTACTCATTCCACGGATTCCAGTGCGGTCGGACCCGTGCGTCAGAAGTTACCAGACGAGCGGCTACGTGTACATAATTACTGCGAAGAAACATTCCCCAAAACGAGATGTAGTAGTGACCATTTATTAGTTAAATAGCTAACCTCAAGCAAGCCGTCCCTACTACAGCACCCTCTATAGATGGCCAAACGGGCCGCCCGGGCACAGCCCGAACACGGCAAGGCCCGGCACAGCGAggcacggcgccgccgtgccgtgccgccgtgccggcatcccggcccaagcacggccctaCGATGGCGCTGGCGTGCTGTGTCGTGCCCTGGGGCATGCTAGCACGAGAGGCCGGAGGGGCGGCGACTGTGGTGTACGACCGGCGACGGCGGAAGGCCGAGAGCGACGAAGCGGTCGGCGAAGGAcggaggcggacggcggaaGGCCGAGAGCGACGAAGCGGTCGGCGAAGGACGGAGGCGAGGTCCGAGCTCGCGGCCGGAGGCGAAATCCGAGCACGCTAGAGGCGAGGTCCGAGCTCGCGGACGGGAGGAAGGGATGGAGGGTGGAGATCAGGAGAGAGGAGGCTCgatcggcggcgggcggcggctgggggATGAGGAGCGAGTCGCGAGGAGAGAGACGAGAGGAGCGACGCGGGGTGCCGGAGTGTTAaacgggctttggcctttgggtGGGGAGGCTGCCTACGTGCCCAAAGGGCCGAGTCTGTGCCGCCCCGTGCTGGTGCCTTAGCTGGGTCGGACCCGTGCTAGTGCCGCGGGCCAGGAttgcggcccaggcacgggcaCGGCACTGGCCCGCAAGGCCATGGGCCGGGCCGTGTTCGGCCCGTGCTTTCTCGGGCCGTGCTCGTGCCGGCCCAGCGGGCCAACTATAGTACCCTCGTGTGGCTGTACGTGCTGCCCAAGCTCACATCAGCACTGTTACAGCATACGCGGCACTTGAGCAGGAAGCAGGAGTACGTAGGTCGTGGGTAGCAAGTGTGTGTTGGCAAAAACAGCCGAATCCACCGACCACACGTGCGCGTCGTGCGATTAGTTAGTGAAGGCTAATATGCTCTTATTACAAGTTAAAAACTGTTGGTAAAAGAGGTTCCACGTGTCCATCAGATTCGCCCGCACTACTACtaacctgtttttttttttgaaagattactACTAACCTGTTTGACTAGTCAAGCAAGGGACCTGTAATGGTAATTTGGTCTGGGCCTTCTCGGGTTGATGGCGTTAAGGGCCTGGGCCTCAGTCTGCAACAGGCCAACAGGCCCACCTTCACGGGCTGGCAGGCGGGCGGGTGGCGTTGCGTTTGTCAGAATGGAGAGGAGGAAATGCGAGGTAGCTGCTGAAGACTCGTTTTGACATCTGCACGACTGCACTAGctttttcacctttttttttctctcacgAAAAGAAACCCGCTGGTTTGGGCATACCGCATTTACCTAACGCATTGATATTTTAAACCCGGGGAACCGAGGCTAGCGCTCCGGGTGTGGAGGCAGCCGTTCCTGGGTTCGAGCATCGCTCGACCCGTATTTCCACGGTACTGTAGCATGGGGTGGGTGTGGGGTGGGGTGTGCGTGTGTTGTGGTGTGAGTGCTGCAGTATGGTGCGTTCCGAGACTACTCCGATAGCCTCGTCTGCGTTGAGTCCGGTCAGCGTGGGCGTCCAAAATCTTACATGACTCCCAAGTGCTCTTgtgtgttttcaaaaaaaatatattttaaagcCCGGGCTGGTCCGGGGATAAGGGTAACTTTTCCCCTGCTACaatatgccctagagacaatcatagagatgatcatatttccttttattcatgattaatgaaatattccttgaatatccatgaaagacaacttgtattgattgacaattatgtgaatggtctgtgagactctttacttgtatggttattctaaagctgttcctagtcggagttcatgtgaggacacacatggatattagactagcacatgtattagttgatgactatgtttcacaagtcatgaacatgtagatgtcaaactaataatgtgggctcatgtgggacatgagtctgaactgacccaacacgagatgatgacttctcattacacaatatttacgctgtgtcctaagacctaagatcgtcgtatgtactcaagatgtgaatcgacttaggagccatcaaacgctgcaccgtaacagggtagtcataaaggcgGCTtttgggtctgtcaagaagcatgctgtgagacatagtcggtcaagatgagatttgcccctctctacaagagagagatatatctgggcccctcgagtgattcggatcagaaaatgcatggccatgctggggttaagagttaactaAGTATTCCGAATcataggatcgagaaagagtggtcggctttaaactagaccaaatatcgtgaggcaaagggaacatcatgtatatgatattgtggcggctcgtctgatatgatctttgtgtgcgtataggagttgacatgtcttgttATAGGCCActtgtctactattgggccgagtaaaagtactcgggccatgtctattcgcatatgagcccatagggtcacacacttaagggaaaaaAAGCCTgttaaggatgagatccgaattagactgggcttaggtgcactaatgggccctttcggcccaaaagggggcgcccaaggtggggcccaaggcagcccacatAAGAGACTATATAAACAGAGGGAGGGGGCGTCTAAAAACCCGAGACCTTCTAATGACGCTGTGAACAGTAACCACGGAGCGCTACAGTGCCGCCCCTCCTTCGCGCCCAAGCCCTAGGTCGCCTTCGTGGACCTAGCAGTCCGGAccgcgacgcttcttcccgtacgtgtggataccttggaggtgctgcatctgctgcacaaggacgagctgcacgtgaggaggttctcgcaactgcactgccggcttccatctgttcgactacatcgacgcgcgacagaagttccgcatccgcgcgtctagtggtaatcccgtgatctataactgcagtaatcttggtttatgcggtagaaattttttttgctaccccatattcctacactcCCGTGGGGGCCTCCTTGGGGCTGGCGGTGCTAGCTCCGGGACCCTTTGCTTCCGGTCGTCGGCTTCTTGGTTGGCGGTGGCGGATTGGATGCCGGTCTTCACTTGCTGCGGAGAAGGCCGATGTGTTTGGGAGGCCGTTTACTCGGCTTCATCGCCTAGCAGTAAGTACTCCTCTGCGGTCTCCACCTTGTGGACTTCGTTGTTGGTGAAGATGGCGGCTATTGGCTTGGCCCCGGCGGACTGCGGTGGCCGGGTTCGGGGAGTTCTGGCGAGTCATGCCGGTGGCCGGAACTCTCGAGGACACTCTCCACGCTGGGGTTACTGGTTGTATTTTATAGTATTTCTAAAGTATTTTCTGTAAAATTCCATAAATGTACTGTTCTATCTGTATAATACAGTCCCCTttcgcaaaagaaaaaaaacgcattgatatttatatttttacagCGAGGTGCGATATCACATTGCACTCACGCAAGCGACCGAGCGCGTCCCAATCACACATGTACAAACACAC containing:
- the LOC120666515 gene encoding uncharacterized protein LOC120666515, which codes for MASASTNKASSAAAVLAAVLLVASAASAQTTHDTCAKNKKITVQNLCAHDVALTLEPLANSPHLFNGAPTYTLRPHSHAEFPVCWWTGRLHAPGAPTAEFHVGVDGGSFYLTANKRQPGLAVPVIVSPHGAPLQGECPAVGCPVQGDCSAAQVPGGKCRNVQEIKVIYCSPRV